In the Piscinibacter sp. XHJ-5 genome, one interval contains:
- a CDS encoding Crp/Fnr family transcriptional regulator, translating into MTRLSNHAERAVIRLQLHKNVVLQQLREDDRADLESHLDIVDGHKGDFLLHQGVREMEQYFIIDGILKRVVANAEGKEMILRFAGEGEMETSYAAWRLGTPTPYGIVCVTKARVARMPLTEWVDFINRRPQTKETFEYAVMRGMSEIMAHTITLHLLDAPGRVHRFMRKHPELSDRIPQKELASYLNLSAETLSRLRHAGKI; encoded by the coding sequence ATGACCCGTCTTTCGAATCACGCGGAACGCGCCGTCATCCGGCTGCAGCTTCACAAGAACGTCGTCCTCCAGCAGCTGCGCGAAGACGACCGCGCGGACCTCGAGTCGCACCTCGACATCGTCGACGGGCACAAGGGCGATTTCCTGCTGCACCAGGGCGTGCGCGAGATGGAGCAGTACTTCATCATCGACGGCATCCTGAAGCGCGTGGTGGCCAATGCCGAAGGCAAGGAGATGATCCTGCGCTTCGCGGGCGAGGGCGAGATGGAGACCAGCTATGCGGCCTGGCGCCTGGGCACGCCCACGCCCTACGGCATCGTCTGCGTCACCAAGGCGCGCGTCGCGCGCATGCCGCTCACCGAGTGGGTCGATTTCATCAACCGGCGGCCGCAGACGAAGGAGACCTTCGAGTACGCGGTGATGCGCGGCATGAGCGAGATCATGGCCCACACCATCACGCTGCACCTGCTCGACGCACCGGGTCGCGTGCATCGCTTCATGCGCAAGCACCCGGAGCTGTCGGACCGGATCCCGCAGAAGGAGCTGGCGTCGTACCTGAATCTTTCGGCCGAGACCTTGAGCCGCCTGCGCCACGCCGGGAAGATCTAG
- a CDS encoding thiamine pyrophosphate-binding protein, which translates to MSSTIEQKVASTTAEDTLKAKSRDANVISGGHLVARALKNEGVDTIFTLCGGHIIDIYDGCVDEGIRIVDVRHEQVAAHAADGYARQTGRLGCVVTTAGPGCTNAVTGIATAFRSESPVLHIGGQGAMTQHMMGSLQDLPHVDMMRPITKFSAGVRSTERVADMVSMAARECFNGAPGPAYLEIPRDILDREIDVAKAVVPGVGRYRASPKSLGDPADIEKLADLLVGAERPAILFGQQVWTARGHEQAAALLRGLDIPGYFNGASRGLLPPNDPHHFDRTRSKAFDKADVIVIVGTPFDFRMGYGKRISRDLKLVQIDMSYSTVGKNRDIDLGLAGDPGTILGAVLQAASGRLRNDKREKRREWMKELAAAEEVATAKLMPLFRSDSSPINPYRVAHEINEFLTDDTIYIGDGGDVVTISAQAVRPRRPGQWMDPGALGSLGIGTGFAIAAGLANPDKEVLCYYGDGAFAMTAFDMETANRFKVPYVAVVGNNSAMNQIRYGQIAKYGAERGSVGNLLGDVPFGRFAEMLGGYGEEVREPAKIAGALQRARESVRKTGRSAVINIWVDPKVYAPGTMAQTMYK; encoded by the coding sequence ATGTCCTCAACCATCGAACAGAAGGTCGCGTCGACGACCGCCGAAGACACACTGAAAGCCAAGAGCCGGGACGCGAACGTGATCTCGGGCGGGCACCTGGTGGCGCGTGCGCTGAAGAACGAAGGGGTCGACACCATCTTCACGCTGTGCGGCGGGCACATCATCGACATCTACGACGGCTGCGTCGACGAGGGCATCCGCATCGTCGACGTGCGCCACGAGCAGGTCGCCGCCCACGCGGCCGACGGCTACGCGCGGCAGACCGGCAGGCTCGGCTGCGTGGTCACCACCGCCGGCCCCGGCTGCACCAACGCCGTGACCGGCATCGCCACCGCGTTCCGCTCGGAAAGCCCGGTGCTTCACATCGGCGGCCAGGGCGCGATGACGCAGCACATGATGGGCTCGCTGCAGGACCTGCCGCACGTGGACATGATGCGGCCCATCACGAAATTCTCCGCCGGCGTGCGCTCCACCGAGCGCGTGGCCGACATGGTGTCGATGGCAGCGCGCGAATGCTTCAACGGCGCACCCGGCCCGGCGTACCTGGAGATCCCGCGCGACATCCTCGACCGCGAGATCGACGTCGCCAAGGCCGTGGTCCCCGGCGTGGGCCGCTACCGCGCCTCGCCCAAGTCGCTGGGCGACCCCGCCGACATCGAGAAGCTGGCCGACCTGCTGGTCGGCGCCGAGCGCCCGGCCATCCTCTTCGGCCAGCAGGTGTGGACGGCGCGCGGCCACGAGCAGGCCGCCGCCCTGCTGCGCGGCCTGGACATCCCCGGCTACTTCAATGGCGCGAGCCGCGGCCTGCTGCCGCCGAACGATCCGCACCACTTCGACCGCACCCGCTCCAAGGCCTTCGACAAGGCCGACGTGATCGTCATCGTCGGCACGCCGTTCGACTTCCGCATGGGGTACGGCAAGCGCATCAGCCGCGACCTGAAGCTCGTGCAGATCGACATGAGCTATTCGACCGTCGGCAAGAACCGCGACATCGACCTCGGCCTCGCGGGCGACCCCGGCACCATCCTCGGCGCGGTGCTGCAGGCCGCCAGCGGGCGCCTCAGGAACGACAAGCGCGAGAAGCGCCGCGAGTGGATGAAGGAGCTGGCCGCCGCCGAGGAAGTGGCCACGGCCAAGCTGATGCCGCTGTTCAGGTCGGACAGCTCGCCCATCAACCCGTACCGCGTCGCGCACGAGATCAACGAGTTCCTGACCGACGACACGATCTACATCGGCGACGGCGGCGACGTCGTGACCATCTCGGCGCAGGCCGTGCGGCCGCGTCGTCCGGGCCAGTGGATGGACCCGGGCGCGCTCGGCTCGCTGGGCATAGGCACCGGCTTCGCGATCGCCGCCGGCTTGGCCAACCCCGACAAGGAAGTGCTCTGCTACTACGGCGACGGCGCCTTCGCGATGACCGCCTTCGACATGGAGACGGCCAACCGCTTCAAGGTCCCGTACGTCGCCGTGGTCGGCAACAACTCCGCCATGAACCAGATCCGCTACGGCCAGATCGCCAAGTACGGCGCCGAGCGCGGCAGCGTCGGCAACCTGCTGGGCGACGTGCCCTTCGGCCGCTTCGCCGAGATGCTCGGCGGCTACGGCGAGGAGGTTCGCGAGCCCGCGAAGATCGCCGGCGCCCTGCAGCGCGCGCGAGAGTCGGTGCGCAAGACCGGCCGCTCGGCCGTCATCAACATCTGGGTCGATCCGAAGGTGTACGCGCCGGGGACGATGGCGCAGACCATGTACAAATGA
- the frc gene encoding formyl-CoA transferase, whose amino-acid sequence MSKALDGVRILDFTHVQSGPTCTQLLAWLGADVIKVEKAGEGDATRGQLRDIPDVDSLYFTMLNHNKRSITLDTKNPKGKEVLAALIKECDVLVENFAPGALDRMGITWKYVQELNPRMIVASVKGFGPGRYQDCKVYENVAQCAGGAASTTGFDDGPPMVTGAQIGDSGTGLHLALGIVAALYQRNSTGRGQKVLAPMQDGVLNLCRVKLRDQQRLERTHVLTEYPQYPDGKFGDAVPRAGNASGGGQPGWILKCKGWETDPNAYIYFITQAAVWPAICKVIGEESWITDPAYATPPARLLHLKPIFQRIEQWTMTKTKFEAMEILNEFDIPCGPILSMKEIAADESLRASGTIVEVEHPKRGKYLSVGNPIKLSDSPTEVRRSPLLGEHTDEVLAELGYSKDAIAALRAERVI is encoded by the coding sequence ATGAGCAAAGCACTGGATGGCGTTCGCATCCTCGACTTCACGCACGTGCAGTCCGGGCCCACCTGCACGCAGCTGCTGGCTTGGCTGGGCGCCGACGTGATCAAGGTCGAGAAGGCCGGCGAAGGCGACGCGACGCGCGGCCAGCTGCGCGACATCCCCGATGTGGACAGCCTCTACTTCACGATGCTCAACCACAACAAGCGCTCGATCACGCTGGACACCAAGAACCCCAAGGGCAAGGAGGTGCTGGCCGCGCTGATCAAGGAATGCGACGTGCTGGTCGAGAACTTCGCGCCCGGCGCGCTCGACCGCATGGGCATCACCTGGAAGTACGTGCAGGAACTCAACCCGCGCATGATCGTCGCGTCGGTCAAGGGCTTCGGTCCGGGCCGCTACCAGGACTGCAAGGTCTACGAGAACGTCGCGCAGTGCGCCGGTGGTGCCGCCTCGACCACCGGCTTCGACGACGGCCCGCCGATGGTCACCGGCGCGCAGATCGGCGACAGCGGCACCGGGCTGCACCTCGCGCTGGGCATCGTCGCGGCGCTGTACCAGCGCAACTCCACCGGCCGCGGCCAGAAGGTGCTGGCGCCGATGCAGGACGGCGTGCTCAACCTGTGCCGGGTCAAGCTGCGCGACCAGCAGCGGCTGGAGCGCACCCATGTGCTGACCGAATACCCGCAGTACCCGGACGGCAAGTTCGGCGACGCGGTGCCGCGCGCAGGCAATGCCTCCGGCGGCGGCCAGCCGGGCTGGATCCTCAAGTGCAAGGGCTGGGAGACCGATCCCAACGCCTACATCTACTTCATCACGCAGGCCGCGGTGTGGCCGGCCATCTGCAAGGTGATCGGCGAGGAGAGCTGGATCACCGACCCCGCCTACGCCACGCCGCCGGCTCGGCTGCTGCACCTGAAGCCGATCTTCCAGCGCATCGAGCAGTGGACGATGACCAAGACCAAGTTCGAGGCGATGGAGATCCTCAACGAGTTCGACATCCCCTGCGGGCCGATCCTGTCCATGAAGGAGATCGCGGCCGACGAGTCGCTGCGCGCCAGCGGCACCATCGTCGAGGTCGAACATCCCAAGCGCGGCAAGTACCTGTCGGTGGGTAACCCGATCAAGCTGTCGGACAGCCCCACCGAGGTCCGGCGCTCGCCGCTGCTCGGCGAGCACACCGACGAGGTGCTGGCCGAGCTGGGCTACAGCAAGGACGCGATCGCCGCCCTGCGCGCCGAGCGCGTGATCTGA